A window of Rhododendron vialii isolate Sample 1 chromosome 11a, ASM3025357v1 genomic DNA:
GACAAGCAAAGTCCGAGAACCATGAGGGAAAGAACTAGAAATCCAAAAGTAGGAAGTACAATTAGGATCACCaacttcttttccttctttcttggAACTCTGTCAAGCTGGCAGGCCTTCAATCTAGTAGTATTACCACATAAACCTTCATTACCTCTAAGTGCCTCAAATGGAGCCTCTTGGAAAGCTCTAATATGAGGAAGAGGACCCTCTAGATGATTGTCGGATACATCAACTGATGAAAGAGcaaacatattttcaaaagaAGATGGTATGGATCCAGAGAGCTCATTGTGGGAGAGATTTAGCATTTCTAACCTTTGCAATGCTCCAATCTGTTGTGGTATCTTACCGATTAACAAGTTATCGCCTAGATCAAGACTTTCAAGTCCATGGAGTTGACCTAGTCCAAAAGGAATGTGTTCCCCAAGTTTATTATTGCTCAAACTCAAGTTCAATAGCTTCATGCAGTCCTCTAACTCTTGAGGGATTGAGCCAGTTAGTTTGTTTCCTGCCAAATTTAGAATCTCTAAGTTGGCAAGGCGACCAAGTTCTCGAGGAATATTACCTGACAGTTGGTTATCATTCAACTTAAGGTCGTACAATGAAACCAAACTACCGAAATGCTTTGGGATCTCTCCAACTAGATGATTTGAAGAGAGATGAATTCGAGATAGTTGAGCTGCGTCCACCAATGCAGACGGTATGCCTCCAGAAATATTATTGTTGGACATTTTGAGGCTTTTTAAATTGTTACATTTTCCCCATCTCGGAGATAGTTCGCCATAGAAATTGTTGTCGCTCAGATCAATATAATACAAATTCGGGTATATTCCAAAATCTTCTGATATGTTTCCCGAAAATTGGTTTCCGTCAAGCCTTAGCCTGTATAAGCTACTACAATTTTTCAAGCTTTTGGGGATGAGTCCAATGAAATTGTTGTTGTTGGCTGACAAGTTTTTGAGTGATCCACCCAAGCATAGGTTTTCTGGTAATTGACCAGTGAGCATATTATCAGATACTTGAAACATGGTCAAAAGTTTAAGATTGTTCAATTGTGGGGGAATAGGTCCAGTAAGTTGGTTATCACTCAAGGATAGAATCTCAAGGAATTTCAAATTCCCCATAGAAGCAGGGATTGAACCTGTGAGACTATTTGCTGAAAAATCGAGAACAATGAGAGACCTTAGCATCCCAACTTCTTCGGGGATCGAGCCGAAAAGATGATTTTCAGAAAGTAAAATAGTGGCTAAGTCGACCAAGTTCCCTATGGAAGAAGGGATTGTACCTGTGAAGCTGTTCGATTTGAGTTGGAGATCAATGAGGGACCTTAGCATCCAAACTTCCTCAAGTATTGATCCAGAAAGACGATTCTCGTAAATATGAAGAGTTCTTAAGTTGACCAACTTACTTATTGATGCAGGGATTGTACCTGTGAGATTGTTCGTTGAGAGTTGGAGATCAACGAGTGACCTTAGCATTCCAACCTCCTTGGGGATGGACCCGGAAAGCCGATTCTCGTGAAGGTAAAGAGTTGTTAAGTTGACCAAGTTCCATAGAGAAGCAGGGATTGTCCCTATGAGATTGTTTGTTGAGAGTATGAGATCAACGAGGGACCTTAGCATCCCAACTTCTTCAGGAATTGAGCCGAAAAGATGATTTTTGTAAAGGTAAAGAGCTCTTAAGTTGACCAAGTTCCCTATAGAAGCAGGGATTGTGCCACTTAGATTGTTCCTAGAGAGATCGAGATCAACGAGGGACCTTAGCATCCCAACTTCTTCAGGGATCGAGCCAAAAAGATGATTTTGCGAGAGTTTGAGATCAACAAGGGACCTTAGCATCCCAAATTCTTCGGGGATTGAGCcagaaagttgattttcaaaAAGGGAAAGAGTTTTTAAGTTGACCAAGTTCCCTATAGAAGCAGGAATTGAACCCGTGAGATTGTTTGTTGAGAATTGGAGATCAACGAGGGACCTTAGCATCCCAACTTCCTCAGGGATGGACCCGGAAAGATGATTCTCGTGAAGGTAAAGAGTTGTTAAGTTGACCAAGTTCCATAGAGAAGCAGGGATTGTACTTGTGAGATTGTTTGTTGAGAGTTGGAGACCAACGAGGGACCTTAACATCCCAACTTCTTCTGGGATGGACCCGGAAAGATGATTTTTAGAAAGGTGAAGAGTTCTTAAGTTGACCAAGTTCCCTAGAGAAGTAGGAATTGAACCCGTGAGACTATTTGATGAGAAATCGAGACCAACAAGGGACCTTAGCATCCCAACTTCCTTAGGGATGGATCCAGACAAATGATTCTGGTAAAGGTAAAGTATTGTTAAGTTGACCAAGTTACCCATAGAAGCAGGGATTGTGCCTCTAAGATTGTTCCTATAGAGTGCGAGATTAACGAGAGACCTTAGCATCCCAACTTCCTTAGGGATCGCTCCAAAAAGATGATTCTCGTGAAGGTAAAGAGTTGTTAAGTTGACCAAGTTCCGTAGAGAAGCAGGGATTGTACTTGTGAGATTGTTTGTTGAGAGTTGGAGATCAACGAGAGACCTTAGCATCCCAACTTCTTCAGGGATGGACCCGGAAAGATGATTCTCGTGAAGGTAAAGAGTTGTTAAGTTGACCAAGTTCCATAGAGAAGCAGGGATTGTACTTGTGAGATTGTTTGTTGAGAGTTGGAGATCAACGAGGGACCTTAACATCCCAACTTCTTCTGGGATGGACCCGGaaagatgatttttaaaaaggtgAAGAGTTCTTAAGTTGACCAAGTTCCCTAAAGAAGCAGGAATTGAACCCGTGAGACTATTTGATGAGAAATCGAGACCAACAAGGGACCTTAGCATCCCAACTTCCTTAGGGATGGATCCAGACAAATGATTCTGGTAAAGGTAAAGTATTGTTAAGTTGACCAAGTTACCCATAGAAGCAGGGATTGTGCCTCTAAGATTGTTCCTATAGAGTGCGAGATTAATGAGAGACCTTAGCATCCCAACTTCCTTAGGGATCGCTCCAGAAAGATGATTCTCGTGAAGGTAAAGAGTTGTTAAGTTGACCAAGTTCCATAGAGAAGCAGGGATTGTACTTGTGAGATTGTTTGTTGAGAGTTGGAGATCAACGAGATACCTTAGCATTCCAACTTCTTCTGGGATGGACCCGGAAAGATGATTTTTATAAAGGTAAAGAGTTCTTAAGTTGACCAAGTTCCCTATAGAAGCAGGAATTGAGCCAGTGAGACGGTTGGCGGACAAGCTAAGATAGGTGAGTCTTGAAAGGCTACCAATGCGGGAGGGAATGGTTCCATAAAGTGAGTTGTTATGAAGATCAAAGCTGAGAAGATGAGGGAGGGATGAGAAATTTAGATTCGAAAGTTTACCATTCAAACTATAACTCTTAAGGTCGATATGAGTGATGACTCCGCCAGCCTTTTTGCAACCAATTCCAATCCATTTGCAGTGGTTGCTTCCGAGCATCCACGATGACAGGAGAGATTGGCTTTGGTTGTCAAGGCTAGCTTTCCACGCCAAGAGCACCATTGCTTGCATTCCTTCTTCTCCAACTTCTTTCCCAAttgcagaagaagaaaaagcagtGGAATCCAGGGGAAAGACCAATGGAAGGACGACGACGAAGAGAAACAAGATTTGGAATGAAAGGAACTGGTTGGGAAGTGTCTTTGCTGGAAAGGACGTCATTGttgggtttattttttcttgtttttaacaagaaaaagctATGATAGGCAGTTGTGGAGTGGGGAGCTTTCAGTGAAAGGAGAGGTATTTATAGATGCAGTTCATATTTTTGGTGTACAAGTTCTGTTTGCTAAATCAAACTCTTTGACCATGTTTGGGACTTGGGAATGttttttgggataatgagtggggatagatagatagaaaaatgaaagtaataattatagaaaaaatttgTTGAGGACTGTGCGcaaagaaaaaaagttgtgacttgagacccaaaacgaacatgacTTTTGT
This region includes:
- the LOC131306505 gene encoding probable leucine-rich repeat receptor-like protein kinase At1g35710 — protein: MTSFPAKTLPNQFLSFQILFLFVVVLPLVFPLDSTAFSSSAIGKEVGEEGMQAMVLLAWKASLDNQSQSLLSSWMLGSNHCKWIGIGCKKAGGVITHIDLKSYSLNGKLSNLNFSSLPHLLSFDLHNNSLYGTIPSRIGSLSRLTYLSLSANRLTGSIPASIGNLVNLRTLYLYKNHLSGSIPEEVGMLRYLVDLQLSTNNLTSTIPASLWNLVNLTTLYLHENHLSGAIPKEVGMLRSLINLALYRNNLRGTIPASMGNLVNLTILYLYQNHLSGSIPKEVGMLRSLVGLDFSSNSLTGSIPASLGNLVNLRTLHLFKNHLSGSIPEEVGMLRSLVDLQLSTNNLTSTIPASLWNLVNLTTLYLHENHLSGSIPEEVGMLRSLVDLQLSTNNLTSTIPASLRNLVNLTTLYLHENHLFGAIPKEVGMLRSLVNLALYRNNLRGTIPASMGNLVNLTILYLYQNHLSGSIPKEVGMLRSLVGLDFSSNSLTGSIPTSLGNLVNLRTLHLSKNHLSGSIPEEVGMLRSLVGLQLSTNNLTSTIPASLWNLVNLTTLYLHENHLSGSIPEEVGMLRSLVDLQFSTNNLTGSIPASIGNLVNLKTLSLFENQLSGSIPEEFGMLRSLVDLKLSQNHLFGSIPEEVGMLRSLVDLDLSRNNLSGTIPASIGNLVNLRALYLYKNHLFGSIPEEVGMLRSLVDLILSTNNLIGTIPASLWNLVNLTTLYLHENRLSGSIPKEVGMLRSLVDLQLSTNNLTGTIPASISKLVNLRTLHIYENRLSGSILEEVWMLRSLIDLQLKSNSFTGTIPSSIGNLVDLATILLSENHLFGSIPEEVGMLRSLIVLDFSANSLTGSIPASMGNLKFLEILSLSDNQLTGPIPPQLNNLKLLTMFQVSDNMLTGQLPENLCLGGSLKNLSANNNNFIGLIPKSLKNCSSLYRLRLDGNQFSGNISEDFGIYPNLYYIDLSDNNFYGELSPRWGKCNNLKSLKMSNNNISGGIPSALVDAAQLSRIHLSSNHLVGEIPKHFGSLVSLYDLKLNDNQLSGNIPRELGRLANLEILNLAGNKLTGSIPQELEDCMKLLNLSLSNNKLGEHIPFGLGQLHGLESLDLGDNLLIGKIPQQIGALQRLEMLNLSHNELSGSIPSSFENMFALSSVDVSDNHLEGPLPHIRAFQEAPFEALRGNEGLCGNTTRLKACQLDRVPRKKEKKLVILIVLPTFGFLVLSLMVLGLCLSFSKKMKSTTNEPRQVYNEDLFSIWSYDGKMVYENIIEATENFSANYCIGEGGCGTVFRAALPNGQVVAVKKLHASTDGDSVNQKGFTSEISTLTEIRHRNIIKLYGFCSHPRHSFLVYEFLQGGSLREVLALKEEAVEFDWNKRLDVVKGLADALSYMHHDCSPPIIHRDISSKNILFDSEYVAHISDFGTARFMKPDSANWTSFAGTFGYTAPELAYSMEVNEKCDIYSFGVLTLEVIIGEHPGDLISSLASSLSSSSSSKTGHGILFEDVLDQRLLPPTNQVAEQIVVAAKVAFACLNARPLSRPTMQQVARMMSNPRPSLQNQLHMITLGELVGANSFTS